In one window of Miscanthus floridulus cultivar M001 chromosome 12, ASM1932011v1, whole genome shotgun sequence DNA:
- the LOC136497754 gene encoding uncharacterized protein isoform X2, with amino-acid sequence MAPAISKPLLSDLVAQIGKVPLSHIRPVGDRPDLANVDNESGAGIPLIDLKKLNGPERPKVVEAIGRACESDGFFMVTNHGIPAAVVEGMLHVAREFFHLPESERLKCYSDDPKKAIRLSTSFNVRTEKVSNWRDFLRLHCYPLESFVDQWPSNPPSFRCTFLDTCAHNTENIKFSVFSSQKGGTDIKVGSTTIHVPKCCSVHHPAIQMLFAEVTFSKSFYCPRSSVPRGVIDLIKKSSSDKCSSAVPTVYKAGWADARDHSTNSHNGDAISEVRSQKVVHQTDRINWRSLPVLIDVSITSETLTSKQPPSDETQEAGSMDTAGIVRKSVQLNCQHDGLGNSSCLQEPEEQHFSLKNLNAYALPTAQSLTPGDGTSSSTSAPAVDNAGTVADFMQWHCRPEGEVNVQAQ; translated from the exons ATGGCCCCAGCCATTTCCAAGCCTCTCCTCAGCGATCTCGTGGCACAAATCGGGAAAGTCCCATTGAGCCACATCAGGCCTGTCGGAGACCGCCCGGACCTCGCCAATGTCGACAACGAGTCCGGCGCCGGGATCCCGCTCATCGACCTCAAGAAGCTCAACGGGCCGGAGCGCCCTAAGGTGGTGGAGGCCATCGGCAGGGCCTGCGAATCCGACGGCTTCTTCATG GTGACGAACCACGGCATCCCGGCGGCGGTCGTGGAGGGGATGCTGCACGTGGCGCGGGAGTTCTTCCACCTGCCGGAGTCGGAGCGGCTCAAGTGCTACTCCGACGACCCCAAGAAGGCGATCCGGCTGTCCACCAGCTTCAACGTGCGCACGGAGAAGGTGAGCAACTGGCGCGACTTCCTGCGCCTGCATTGCTACCCGCTCGAGAGCTTCGTCGACCAGTGGCCGTCAAACCCGCCGTCCTTCAG GTGTACATTTTTGGATACATGTGCGCATAATACTGAGAATATTAAATTTTCGGTTTTCTCCTCACAAAAGGGAGGCACTGACATTAAGGTTGGTTCTACCACTATTCATGTGCCAAAATGTTGCAG TGTGCACCACCCAGCCATCCAGATGTTGTTTGCTGAGGTTACCTTTTCCAAATCCTTTTACTGCCCGCGTTCTTCGGTGCCTAGAGGTGTCATTGACCTTATTAAGAAATCAAGCTCAGATAAGTGTAGCAGTGCTGTGCCAACTGTATATAAAGCCGGTTGGGCTGATGCAAGAGATCATTCAACCAATTCACACAATGGAGATGCAATTTCTGAAGTAAGATCCCAGAAGGTCGTTCACCAGACTGACAGGATAAACTGGCGATCTTTGCCAGTGCTCATTGATGTGTCCATAACGAGTGAGACATTGACATCTAAACAACCACCTTCAGATGAAACTCAAGAAGCTGGCAGCATGGACACTGCAGGTATAGTTCGTAAGTCTGTGCAACTGAACTGTCAACATGACGGTTTAGGTAATTCATCATGCTTACAAGAGCCTGAAGAGCAGCACTTCAGCCTGAAGAATCTAAACGCATATGCACTTCCCACAGCTCAATCACTGACCCCTGGTGATGGCACCTCTTCCTCCACAAGTGCCCCTGCAGTTGACAATGCTGGCACAGTTGCTGATTTCATGCAGTGGCACTGTCGACCTGAGGGTGAAGTTAATGTACAGGCGCAATGA
- the LOC136497754 gene encoding uncharacterized protein isoform X1, with protein MAPAISKPLLSDLVAQIGKVPLSHIRPVGDRPDLANVDNESGAGIPLIDLKKLNGPERPKVVEAIGRACESDGFFMVTNHGIPAAVVEGMLHVAREFFHLPESERLKCYSDDPKKAIRLSTSFNVRTEKVSNWRDFLRLHCYPLESFVDQWPSNPPSFSWYQRRSSSAWLVGGVRSCTVVALHPDLVRRRRISPIRRSGSIYPARVCCRRRVDISSQRVTFYLRCTFLDTCAHNTENIKFSVFSSQKGGTDIKVGSTTIHVPKCCSVHHPAIQMLFAEVTFSKSFYCPRSSVPRGVIDLIKKSSSDKCSSAVPTVYKAGWADARDHSTNSHNGDAISEVRSQKVVHQTDRINWRSLPVLIDVSITSETLTSKQPPSDETQEAGSMDTAGIVRKSVQLNCQHDGLGNSSCLQEPEEQHFSLKNLNAYALPTAQSLTPGDGTSSSTSAPAVDNAGTVADFMQWHCRPEGEVNVQAQ; from the exons ATGGCCCCAGCCATTTCCAAGCCTCTCCTCAGCGATCTCGTGGCACAAATCGGGAAAGTCCCATTGAGCCACATCAGGCCTGTCGGAGACCGCCCGGACCTCGCCAATGTCGACAACGAGTCCGGCGCCGGGATCCCGCTCATCGACCTCAAGAAGCTCAACGGGCCGGAGCGCCCTAAGGTGGTGGAGGCCATCGGCAGGGCCTGCGAATCCGACGGCTTCTTCATG GTGACGAACCACGGCATCCCGGCGGCGGTCGTGGAGGGGATGCTGCACGTGGCGCGGGAGTTCTTCCACCTGCCGGAGTCGGAGCGGCTCAAGTGCTACTCCGACGACCCCAAGAAGGCGATCCGGCTGTCCACCAGCTTCAACGTGCGCACGGAGAAGGTGAGCAACTGGCGCGACTTCCTGCGCCTGCATTGCTACCCGCTCGAGAGCTTCGTCGACCAGTGGCCGTCAAACCCGCCGTCCTTCAG TTGGTATCAGAGACGGTCTTCCTCGGCGTGGTTGGTGGGCGGCGTCCGCTCCTGCACAGTTGTCGCTCTTCATCCAGAcctggtgcggcggcggcggatttctCCGATCCGGCGCAGCGGCTCCATCTATCCGGCGCGGGTTTGCTGCAGACGACGCGTCGACATCTCCAGTCAACGAGTCACCTTCTACCTGCG GTGTACATTTTTGGATACATGTGCGCATAATACTGAGAATATTAAATTTTCGGTTTTCTCCTCACAAAAGGGAGGCACTGACATTAAGGTTGGTTCTACCACTATTCATGTGCCAAAATGTTGCAG TGTGCACCACCCAGCCATCCAGATGTTGTTTGCTGAGGTTACCTTTTCCAAATCCTTTTACTGCCCGCGTTCTTCGGTGCCTAGAGGTGTCATTGACCTTATTAAGAAATCAAGCTCAGATAAGTGTAGCAGTGCTGTGCCAACTGTATATAAAGCCGGTTGGGCTGATGCAAGAGATCATTCAACCAATTCACACAATGGAGATGCAATTTCTGAAGTAAGATCCCAGAAGGTCGTTCACCAGACTGACAGGATAAACTGGCGATCTTTGCCAGTGCTCATTGATGTGTCCATAACGAGTGAGACATTGACATCTAAACAACCACCTTCAGATGAAACTCAAGAAGCTGGCAGCATGGACACTGCAGGTATAGTTCGTAAGTCTGTGCAACTGAACTGTCAACATGACGGTTTAGGTAATTCATCATGCTTACAAGAGCCTGAAGAGCAGCACTTCAGCCTGAAGAATCTAAACGCATATGCACTTCCCACAGCTCAATCACTGACCCCTGGTGATGGCACCTCTTCCTCCACAAGTGCCCCTGCAGTTGACAATGCTGGCACAGTTGCTGATTTCATGCAGTGGCACTGTCGACCTGAGGGTGAAGTTAATGTACAGGCGCAATGA
- the LOC136497402 gene encoding protein DMR6-LIKE OXYGENASE 1-like isoform X1, with amino-acid sequence MAPAISKPLLSDLVAQIGKVPLSHIRPVGDRPDLANVDNESGAGIPLIDLKSLNGPERPKVVEAIGRACESDGLFMRTWTGDEPRHPGGGRGQVTNHGIPAAVVEGMLRVAREFFHLPESERLKCYSDDPKKAIRLSTSFNVRTEKVLNFSAQRYPFNLEEYLDEDEISSSATSSKEALSEETRNRIRVILPTLEKNIADLVKDADSM; translated from the exons ATGGCCCCAGCCATTTCCAAGCCTCTCCTCAGCGATCTCGTGGCACAGATCGGGAAAGTCCCATTGAGCCACATCAGGCCTGTCGGAGACCGCCCGGACCTCGCCAATGTCGACAACGAGTCCGGCGCCGGGATCCCGCTCATCGACCTCAAGAGCCTCAACGGGCCGGAGCGCCCTAAGGTGGTGGAGGCCATCGGCAGGGCCTGCGAATCGGACGGCTTGTTCATG CGTACGTGGACAGGTGACGAACCACGGCATCCCGGCGGCGGTCGTGGACAGGTGACGAACCACGGCATCCCGGCGGCGGTCGTGGAGGGGATGCTGCGCGTGGCGCGGGAGTTCTTCCACCTGCCGGAGTCGGAGCGGCTCAAGTGCTACTCCGACGACCCCAAGAAGGCGATCCGGCTGTCCACCAGCTTCAACGTGCGCACGGAGAAG gTACTTAATTTTTCAGCTCAGAGATACCCTTTCAATCTCGaagagtatctagatgaagatgaaatcagttcATCGGCcacctcttctaaagaagctttatcagaagagaccagaaatcggaTAAGGGTTATATTACCCAcgcttgagaagaatatagccgatttggttaAAGATGCAGATTCAATGTAA
- the LOC136497755 gene encoding protein DMR6-LIKE OXYGENASE 1-like: protein MAKLTSRTWWLLDREVVGTYATEARALALRLLEAMSESLGLERSHMAAAMGRHAQHMAVNYYPPCPQPELTYGLPGHRDPNAITLLLQDGVSGLQVQRGGRWVAVNPAVPNALVINIGDQMQALSNDRYKSVLHRVIVNSESERISVPTFSGPSPDAVIAPADALVDDGHPLAYRPFTYQEYYDEFWNMGLQSASSLDRFRTGGSIDQ from the exons ATGGCAAAATTGACAAGTCGTACGTGGTGGTTGCTTGACAGGGAAGTGGTGGGCACCTACGCGACGGAAGCGAGGGCGCTGGCGCTGAGGCTGCTGGAGGCCATGTCGGAGAGCCTGGGCCTGGAGCGGAGCCACATGGCGGCGGCCATGGGGAGGCACGCGCAGCACATGGCGGTGAACTACTACCCGCCGTGCCCGCAGCCGGAGCTCACCTACGGGCTGCCGGGCCACAGGGACCCCAATGCCATCACGCTGCTGCTCCAGGACGGCGTCTCCGGCCTCCAGGTGCAGCGTGGCGGCCGCTGGGTGGCCGTCAACCCCGCGGTGCCCAACGCGCTGGTCATCAACATCGGAGACCAGATGCAG GCACTGAGCAACGACCGATACAAGAGCGTGCTCCACCGCGTGATCGTCAACAGCGAGAGCGAGCGGATCTCGGTGCCGACGTTTTCCGGCCCGTCCCCGGACGCGGTGATCGCGCCGGCCGACGCGCTGGTGGACGACGGCCACCCTCTGGCCTACCGCCCATTCACTTACCAGGAGTACTACGACGAGTTCTGGAACATGGGCCTCCAGTCGGCCAGCAGCCTCGACCGGTTTAGGACCGGAGGATCGATAGATCAGTGA
- the LOC136496043 gene encoding uncharacterized protein encodes MAFISHILPLEGGNYRVWQEKYELALALSENDLALTSPCPTKPVDPDEAENETDADFTARQQDHAEVRMKYDLDHKKWDISNHKCLMVAKSTISDAIRESIPDCDTTSEYLKKVESQFTGSSKAYASALIKKLFNKKYFGGGIREHILKMSNTTSKLKPIDLGLKDEFLIHLVFVSLSKEYETFVVNYNMQPNKWDIGKLIALCVQEEERLKSSQGDSANHVKDYKKNFNKNAKAQGKAPQNVHH; translated from the coding sequence atggcattcatctcgcacattctgcctcttgaagggggcaactatcGCGTATGGCAAGAGAAGTATGAGTTGGCACTTGCGCTGTCCGAGAATGACCTAGCACTtacctcaccgtgtcctactaAGCCAGTGGATCCTGATGAGGCAGAGAATGaaactgatgctgatttcactgctcggcaacAAGATCATGCAGAAGTGAGAATGAAATACGATCTTGATCATAAGAAGTGGGACATTTCAAAccacaagtgcttgatggtggctaagtccactatttCTGATGCAATAAGGGAATCAATCCCAGATTGTGACACCACCAGCGAGTATCTCAAGAAAGtagagagtcagtttactggctcttcaaaggcttatgcaagcgCCCTGATCAAGAAGTTATTCAATAAGAAATACTTTGGTGGagggataagagagcacatattaaagatgagcaacacgacatccaagctcaagccaatagatttggggctcaaagatgagttcctgattcatttggtttttgtttCTTTGTCTAAagagtatgaaacttttgttgttaattacaacatgcagcccAATAAATGGGACATTGGGAAGCTCATTGCCttgtgtgtgcaagaagaggagaggcttaaaagctcacaaggtgactctgctaaccatgtgaaggactataaaaagaactttaacaagaatgccaaagctcaagggaaagcccctcagaatgTTCACCATTAG
- the LOC136497402 gene encoding protein DMR6-LIKE OXYGENASE 1-like isoform X2 — protein MAPAISKPLLSDLVAQIGKVPLSHIRPVGDRPDLANVDNESGAGIPLIDLKSLNGPERPKVVEAIGRACESDGLFMRTWTGDEPRHPGGGRGQVTNHGIPAAVVEGMLRVAREFFHLPESERLKCYSDDPKKAIRLSTSFNVRTEKVSNWRDLLRLHCYPLECFVDQWPSNHWCIISRSFFSGT, from the exons ATGGCCCCAGCCATTTCCAAGCCTCTCCTCAGCGATCTCGTGGCACAGATCGGGAAAGTCCCATTGAGCCACATCAGGCCTGTCGGAGACCGCCCGGACCTCGCCAATGTCGACAACGAGTCCGGCGCCGGGATCCCGCTCATCGACCTCAAGAGCCTCAACGGGCCGGAGCGCCCTAAGGTGGTGGAGGCCATCGGCAGGGCCTGCGAATCGGACGGCTTGTTCATG CGTACGTGGACAGGTGACGAACCACGGCATCCCGGCGGCGGTCGTGGACAGGTGACGAACCACGGCATCCCGGCGGCGGTCGTGGAGGGGATGCTGCGCGTGGCGCGGGAGTTCTTCCACCTGCCGGAGTCGGAGCGGCTCAAGTGCTACTCCGACGACCCCAAGAAGGCGATCCGGCTGTCCACCAGCTTCAACGTGCGCACGGAGAAGGTGAGCAACTGGCGCGACCTCCTGCGCCTGCATTGCTACCCGCTCGAGTGCTTCGTCGACCAGTGGCCGTCaaaccattggtgcatcatcagtcgTTCCTTCTTCTCAG gTACTTAA